In Pseudomonas rhizosphaerae, one DNA window encodes the following:
- the rbsD gene encoding D-ribose pyranase, with amino-acid sequence MKKTALLNISLSQLVASLGHGDIVVIGDAGLPVPPGVPMIDLALTPGIPSFVSTLEVLLSEMQVESHVIAEEMLQVLPPASTRIQQLHDQGTLGVRQMVSHARFKELSKSARAIVRTGECQPYSNIALMAGVTF; translated from the coding sequence GTGAAAAAGACTGCATTGCTGAACATTTCCCTGTCCCAGTTGGTCGCCTCCCTGGGCCATGGCGACATCGTCGTGATCGGCGACGCCGGCCTACCGGTGCCGCCGGGCGTGCCTATGATCGACCTGGCGCTCACGCCGGGCATTCCCAGCTTCGTCAGCACACTGGAGGTGCTGCTCAGTGAGATGCAGGTGGAGAGCCACGTGATCGCCGAGGAGATGCTCCAGGTACTGCCCCCGGCGTCGACCCGAATCCAGCAACTGCACGATCAAGGCACACTGGGCGTGCGCCAGATGGTCAGCCATGCGCGGTTCAAGGAATTGTCAAAAAGCGCCCGCGCCATTGTGCGGACCGGTGAATGCCAGCCCTACAGCAACATTGCCCTGATGGCAGGCGTTACTTTCTAG
- a CDS encoding cold-shock protein yields MSNRQTGTVKWFNDEKGFGFITPQGGGDDLFVHFKAIESDGFKSLKEGQNVSFVAEKGQKGMQAAQVRPE; encoded by the coding sequence ATGTCTAATCGCCAGACCGGCACCGTAAAATGGTTCAACGATGAGAAAGGCTTCGGCTTCATCACTCCTCAAGGTGGCGGTGACGACCTGTTCGTACACTTCAAAGCTATCGAATCGGACGGTTTCAAAAGCCTGAAAGAAGGCCAGAACGTTTCATTCGTGGCTGAGAAAGGCCAAAAGGGCATGCAAGCTGCTCAAGTTCGCCCAGAGTAA
- a CDS encoding nucleoside hydrolase gives MQRFFLTLIRGFSLMALLTSATAMAADKIDLIIDTDPGADDFVALLLALSSPEQINVRALTTVAGNVRLDKTSRNARLAREWAGREDVPVYAGAPKPLVREPIYAANVHGEEGVPGIPVHEPSKGLAEGSAVQYLIDTLSQAEPHSITLAMLGPQTNLALALIQAPGITQGIKEVIVMGGAHFNGGNITPVAEFNLFADPHAAQVVLASGVKLTYVPLDVTHKVLTSPARLHQLAALQNKAGPRVVDILQAYVKADMEHYGLPGGPVHDASVIAYLLAPELFSGRNVNLTIDTREGPTFGQTVADWYGTLKQPANVFWVNEGDAQGLFDLLTQRLQRLP, from the coding sequence ATGCAACGTTTTTTCCTGACCCTGATCCGAGGATTTTCGCTGATGGCCTTGCTGACCAGTGCCACCGCCATGGCCGCCGACAAGATCGATCTGATCATCGATACCGATCCGGGTGCCGATGACTTCGTCGCCTTGCTGCTGGCCTTGTCCTCACCTGAGCAGATCAACGTTCGCGCGCTCACCACAGTGGCCGGCAACGTGCGCCTGGACAAGACTTCCCGCAACGCACGCCTGGCTCGCGAATGGGCCGGCCGCGAAGACGTACCGGTGTATGCCGGAGCGCCCAAGCCATTGGTCCGCGAGCCGATCTATGCCGCCAACGTACACGGCGAGGAGGGCGTGCCGGGTATCCCCGTGCATGAGCCCAGCAAGGGTCTCGCCGAAGGCAGCGCGGTGCAGTACCTGATCGACACCCTCAGCCAGGCCGAGCCCCACAGCATCACCCTGGCGATGCTGGGGCCACAGACCAACCTGGCGCTGGCCCTGATCCAGGCCCCGGGCATTACCCAGGGCATCAAGGAAGTGATCGTCATGGGTGGCGCGCACTTCAATGGCGGCAACATCACCCCGGTGGCCGAATTCAACCTCTTCGCCGACCCCCACGCCGCCCAGGTCGTACTGGCGAGCGGCGTCAAGCTCACTTACGTGCCGCTGGACGTCACACACAAGGTGTTGACCAGCCCGGCTCGCCTGCACCAGTTGGCCGCCTTGCAGAACAAGGCCGGTCCGCGCGTGGTGGACATTCTGCAGGCCTACGTCAAAGCCGACATGGAGCACTACGGGCTGCCCGGCGGCCCGGTGCACGATGCCAGTGTGATCGCCTATCTGCTGGCGCCTGAGCTGTTCAGTGGGCGCAACGTCAACCTGACCATCGACACTCGAGAAGGCCCTACCTTCGGCCAGACCGTGGCCGACTGGTACGGCACGCTCAAGCAACCCGCCAATGTATTCTGGGTGAACGAAGGCGATGCCCAGGGGCTTTTCGATCTGTTGACGCAGCGGTTGCAGCGTCTGCCTTGA
- a CDS encoding LacI family DNA-binding transcriptional regulator has protein sequence MATIKDVAARAGISYTTVSHVVNNSRPVSAHVRRKVESAIAELNYVPSAVARSLRARSTATIGLLVPNSVNPYFAELARGIEDCCERNGYCVILCNSDDDPQKQRNYLRVLLEKRVDGIVFASVGGDAALTDMLAAVRTPMVIVDRGLHEVTADLVCIDHEQGGYLATLHLLELGHRAIACISGPEHTHVAQLRMDGYHRALAEYGAQPAKGHVLHSDFTSPGGYRAAVQLLAGERPTAIFAANDMIGLGVLRAAAEQGIRVPEQLSVIGFDDIQLSRYVYPALTTVGQRIGELGEVAAERLLARIAGAAGVAATQQVIAPQIVVRESTARYAGLSHELR, from the coding sequence ATGGCGACCATCAAGGACGTCGCGGCACGGGCGGGGATCTCCTACACGACCGTCTCCCATGTGGTGAACAACAGCCGACCGGTCAGTGCGCACGTGCGGCGCAAGGTCGAGTCGGCCATTGCCGAACTCAACTACGTGCCCAGCGCCGTGGCGCGCTCGCTGAGAGCGCGCAGCACGGCGACCATCGGTTTGCTGGTGCCTAACAGCGTCAACCCGTATTTTGCCGAACTGGCGCGAGGTATCGAGGACTGCTGCGAGCGCAATGGCTATTGCGTGATTCTGTGCAACTCTGACGACGATCCGCAGAAGCAGCGCAACTACCTGCGTGTGCTGCTGGAGAAGCGCGTCGACGGCATTGTGTTCGCTTCGGTCGGTGGCGATGCCGCGCTGACCGATATGCTGGCGGCAGTGCGCACCCCCATGGTCATCGTCGACCGCGGCTTGCACGAGGTGACGGCCGATCTGGTGTGCATCGACCACGAGCAGGGCGGTTACCTGGCCACCCTGCACCTGCTGGAGCTGGGCCATCGCGCCATTGCCTGCATCAGCGGTCCGGAGCATACCCATGTGGCCCAACTGCGGATGGACGGCTACCATCGCGCGCTCGCCGAGTACGGTGCACAGCCCGCGAAAGGCCATGTCCTGCACAGCGACTTCACCAGCCCGGGCGGCTATCGGGCGGCGGTGCAATTGCTGGCAGGCGAGCGGCCCACGGCGATCTTCGCCGCCAACGACATGATCGGTCTGGGCGTGCTGCGCGCCGCCGCCGAACAGGGCATTCGGGTACCTGAACAGTTGTCGGTCATCGGTTTCGACGACATTCAGCTGAGCCGCTATGTGTATCCGGCCTTGACCACCGTTGGCCAGCGCATCGGCGAGCTGGGTGAGGTCGCCGCCGAGCGGCTGCTGGCTCGCATTGCCGGGGCCGCAGGTGTGGCTGCCACGCAACAGGTCATCGCGCCACAGATCGTGGTGCGCGAGTCAACGGCACGATACGCCGGTCTTTCCCATGAATTGCGCTGA
- the rbsK gene encoding ribokinase, protein MQANVLVIGSLNMDLVAQAERLPRAGETLLGQSFATVPGGKGANQAVAAARLGGQVAMIGCVGADAYGHALRQALADEGIDCQGVRVAEDVATGIAMIVVDANSQNAIVIVAGGNGQLECADIERFDGLLQAADVVVCQLEIPYAVVAFALERAHQAGKTVILNPAPASGPLPQEWLAWVDYLIPNESEAQALTGLAVDSVDDAEQAAGLLHEAGAGKVIITLGERGVLFAAGAQSRHYPGRKVQAVDTTAAGDTFVGGFAAALARGLDESQAIAFGQAAAALSVTHAGAQPSIPTLAQVEQVLS, encoded by the coding sequence ATGCAAGCGAACGTGTTGGTAATAGGCAGTCTGAACATGGACCTGGTCGCACAGGCCGAGCGGCTGCCACGGGCAGGAGAAACCCTGCTGGGCCAGTCCTTCGCGACGGTTCCAGGTGGCAAGGGCGCCAATCAGGCCGTCGCGGCGGCGCGCCTGGGCGGTCAGGTGGCGATGATCGGCTGTGTAGGCGCCGACGCCTATGGCCACGCGCTGCGACAGGCGCTGGCCGATGAGGGTATCGATTGCCAGGGCGTGCGGGTGGCCGAGGACGTGGCGACCGGGATTGCCATGATCGTGGTCGATGCCAACAGCCAGAATGCCATCGTGATCGTCGCGGGCGGCAACGGCCAGCTCGAATGCGCCGACATCGAACGCTTCGATGGTCTTCTGCAAGCCGCTGACGTGGTGGTGTGCCAACTGGAGATCCCCTACGCGGTAGTGGCCTTTGCACTGGAGCGTGCCCACCAGGCGGGCAAGACGGTCATTCTCAATCCCGCGCCGGCCAGTGGCCCGCTGCCGCAGGAGTGGCTGGCCTGGGTTGACTACCTGATCCCCAACGAGAGCGAAGCTCAGGCCCTCACCGGGCTGGCAGTGGACTCGGTGGACGATGCAGAGCAGGCCGCCGGCCTTTTGCACGAAGCCGGCGCAGGCAAGGTCATCATTACCTTGGGCGAGCGGGGCGTGTTGTTTGCGGCGGGCGCACAGTCCCGCCACTATCCTGGGCGCAAGGTACAGGCCGTGGATACCACGGCAGCGGGCGATACCTTCGTCGGCGGCTTCGCCGCGGCCCTGGCGCGAGGCCTGGACGAGTCGCAGGCCATCGCTTTCGGGCAGGCCGCCGCGGCGCTCTCGGTTACCCATGCTGGTGCGCAGCCTTCCATTCCCACTCTGGCGCAGGTCGAGCAGGTGCTATCGTGA
- a CDS encoding I78 family peptidase inhibitor: protein MPFPRKTLLILMAALAASGCSTSGPSTGPSAAAAPAFDGRCNADGARYTVGKPVSADLLEQARVKAGAQVARVLRPHDMVTLEYRSDRLNLNADDNGQITRVNCG, encoded by the coding sequence ATGCCTTTCCCGCGCAAGACCTTGTTGATCCTGATGGCAGCCCTGGCCGCCAGCGGCTGCTCCACATCCGGACCCTCGACCGGGCCATCTGCCGCTGCCGCACCTGCTTTCGACGGACGCTGCAATGCCGATGGGGCACGCTACACCGTCGGCAAGCCGGTATCAGCCGACCTGCTTGAACAGGCCAGGGTCAAGGCAGGCGCACAGGTCGCTCGCGTACTGCGTCCCCATGACATGGTCACCCTCGAGTACCGCTCCGACCGTCTCAACCTCAATGCCGATGACAACGGCCAGATCACCCGCGTCAATTGCGGCTAA